In Erigeron canadensis isolate Cc75 chromosome 1, C_canadensis_v1, whole genome shotgun sequence, a single window of DNA contains:
- the LOC122582918 gene encoding microtubule-associated protein 70-2-like, whose translation MEETTEVGNVRYPVGETTSFRGSATGSRSRRATVRPSLDADEFMNLLHGSDPVKLELNRLENEVRDKDRELGEAQAEIKALRLSERLREKAVEELSEELSKVDEKLKLTESLLESKNLEVKKINDEKKASMAAQFAAEATLRRVHAAQKDDDMPPIEAILAPLEAELKIARQEIAKLQDDNKALDRLTKSKEAALLEAERTVQVALAKASLVDDLQNKNQELMKQIEICQEENKIMDKMHRQKVAEVEKLTQTVRELEEAVLAGGAAANAVRDYQRKVQEMNEERKTLDRELARAKVTANRVATVVANEWKDSNDKVMPVKQWLDERRFLQGEMQQLRDKLAITERAARSEAQLKEKYQLRLRVLEDTLRSPNPINRSSSSDGRSMSNGPSRRQSLGGADNFTKLPSNGFLHKRSPSFQMRSTSSSGSSSVLRHAKGTSKSFDGGSRSLDRNKLNLNGSNSPTFNLGQSLEAIQVKSTDEKPSEFLGTETEDAVPGLLYDLLQKEVISLRKAGHEKDQSLKDKDDAIEMLAKKVDTLTKAMEVEAKKMRREVAAMEKEVAAMRVNKEQDNRAKRFGSSKGSMNSSQINPPRNVARGGLTRSTQ comes from the exons ATGGAGGAAACAACCGAAGTCGGAAATGTACGGTATCCGGTTGGCGAAACGACGTCGTTTCGAGGTTCAGCTACAGGTAGTCGCAGCAGGAGAGCTACTGTGAGACCTAGTTTAGATGCTGATGAATTCATGAATCTGTTGCACGGTTCCGATCCAGTCAAACTTGAACTTAATCGTTTAGAAAATGAAGTTAGAG ATAAGGATCGAGAATTGGGGGAAGCACAAGCTGAGATCAAAGCGCTTCGGTTATCCGAACGATTACGAGAAAAAGCTGTTGAAGAG CTAAGCGAAGAATTGTCGAAGGTGGATGAGAAGCTGAAGCTGACAGAATCTCTTCTAGAAAGCAAG AATCTTGAGGTCAAGAAAATCAATGATGAAAAGAAAGCATCAATGGCAGCTCAGTTTGCAGCAGAAGCCACTCTGCGAAGAGTTCATGCTGCTCAAAAAGATGACGATATGCCACCAATTGAGGCTATCCTTGCACCATTAGAAGCTGAGCTCAAGATTGCTCGGCAAGAG ATTGCAAAGCTACAGGATGACAACAAAGCATTAGATAGACTGACAAAGTCAAAGGAGGCTGCTTTATTGGAAGCTGAGAGGACTGTTCAGGTTGCCTTGGCAAAGGCTTCGCTAGTGGATGATCTTCAGAACAAGAACCAGGAACTGATGAAGCAAATAGAAATTTGCCAG GAGGAAAATAAAATTATGGATAAAATGCATCGTCAAAAGGTTGCTGAGGTTGAGAAGCTTACACAAACAGTACGGGAGCTTGAAGAAGCTGTTCTTGCTGGTGGTGCTGCTGCCAATGCAGTGCGGGATTACCAACGGAAAGTTCAAGAGATGAAT GAGGAACGAAAAACTCTTGACAGAGAACTAGCTCGTGCAAAAGTTACAGCAAATAGAGTGGCAACAGTTGTAGCTAATGAATGGAAGGATTCTAATGATAAAGTGATGCCAGTAAAGCAATGGCTTGATGAAAGAAGGTTCTTGCAG GGTGAGATGCAACAATTGCGAGATAAATTAGCAATAACCGAACGTGCTGCAAGATCTGAAGCCCAGTTAAAA GAAAAATATCAATTACGACTTAGAGTGCTGGAAGACACTTTAAGATCACCTAACCCCATTAATCGTAGCAGCTCATCAGATGGAAGAAGCATGAGCAATGGTCCTTCACGCCGCCAGTCTTTAGGTGGAGCCGACAACTTTACCAAATTGCCCTCCAATGGATTTTTGCACAAGAGATCACCATCATTTCAGATGAGATCTACGTCCTCTTCAGGTTCCAGTTCTGTGTTGAGGCATGCAAAGGGTACATCAAAGTCATTTGATGGTGGTAGCAGATCACTCGATAGGAATAAGCTTAACTTAAATGGCTCCAATAGTCCTACTTTTAATCTCGGACAATCCCTTGAGGCAATCCAGGTGAAAAGCACAGATGAAAAACCGAGTGAATTCTTGGGAACTGAGACCGAGGATGCAGTACCGGGATTGTTGTACGATTTGCTGCAAAAAGAGGTGATTTCTTTGAGGAAAGCGGGGCATGAGAAAGATCAAAGCCTAAAAGACAAGGATGATGCCATCGAG ATGCTAGCAAAGAAAGTAGATACGTTAACCAAAGCTATGGAAGTTGAAGCAAAAAAGATGAGAAGGGAGGTAGCTGCAATGGAGAAGGAGGTAGCTGCTATGCGTGTTAACAAAGAGCAAGACAACAGGGCTAAACGGTTTGGTAGCTCGAAGGGTTCTATGAATAGCTCTCAGATAAATCCTCCCAG GAATGTGGCACGAGGTGGGTTGACACGGAGCACCCAATAA